Genomic DNA from Oncorhynchus nerka isolate Pitt River linkage group LG17, Oner_Uvic_2.0, whole genome shotgun sequence:
acagtaaaactgtaacttaaagtgggtacagcATCAATGTTCACAGTAAACCCACCCGctctggaagttgcacagaattttcacaacgttcaagtttgcgctcagcagacctgaaatgtgCTCCGTGCCGACAATGTTTTGAGGCAACATTGTTTTTTTctattcaccctctaaatggctcacatacacaatccatgtctcaattgtctcaaggcttaaaaaatccttctttaacctgtctccttcccttcatctacactgatttgaaatgaatttaacaagtgacatcaataagggatcatagctttcacctggtcagtctaaatCATGGAAAGAGCAAAGTTCTTCATTGTTTTGTATGCTCAGTGTATGTTTGTTAATAACAAGGAAGTAGGCCTACAATAATTTGACCTTACAACTGACTGTAACTTGtattgtcttccctgtaacagatCTCCTACCAATATCTGATAGTGGCTTTAGGTTTACAGCTACACTATGAAAAGGTAATAAGCACCATATTGTTTATTTTATGCCTTTCACCACTCCCTCAATATTGTTTTAAAGGTCTAATGCAGACatgtttatctcaatatcaaataatttctggggaACAATGGTCTATTGATTAATTTattgcctggtgatgtcaccaagcaggccaaaactccattctaccaaaacaggcagaaatttcaggtggccttttcaaacagctctgacactaaaagggcattatcattttaattttttatttcacagtattattccaacctttgtgtggaaatatatatatatataaaatacaagTAAATCACATTTtttactgcactgggcctttaacataAGTCCTTTTATTGTATGAGTCAGTCTCTGCCAATGATCATCTATTTTTGTCTCTCACAATCACTCTCTAGATCAAGGGTCTGCCTGAGATTGAAGAGTGGGTCAAATTTAAGATTGGTTCAAACTATTCCGTACAAACTGTGGAGAAGACTTGGAGTGCACTGCAGAACTTCAAGGAGGGAAATGCTGTATTCTCTTTCCCCAACACTCCGGTGAAGTGTGCAGGAGCACCACAGAAGATCATGTACCTGACCGATGCTTATCTCAGGAAGGTATTTTGATATAAAATGCATCAGATAAACTGTTGTAAGAAGGTATTCTGAATCTACATTTTTGCATCTGGGTTGACTTCTGTTCATTAGTGcacatgtaacggatgtgaaacagctagctagttagcggtggtgcgcgctaaatagcgtttcaatcggtgacatcacttgctctgagaccttgaagtagtagttccccttgctctgcaagggccgtggcttttgtggagcgatggttaatgatgcttcgagggtgactgttgttgatgtgtgcagagggtccctggttcgcgcccgggtatgggcgaggggacggtctaaaattatactgttacacacaccGTAGCAGAACGTTTTGAAATTGTGTATTTCTTACTGgtacctaatgaacacaacccagctcTCATCTGTGTCATACCCTTCCTCAATATCATAACAGGTTTATTCTGATCTGATCCCTCTCGAAGACAGGAAAAAGGGCCAAGGCCAACGTTGTGTACAACACATCACTGCCAGTGCTGTTTGGGGTCAAGAAATATGCAGATGCATTGTGGGAGATTGTGAAGAGTCGCGACATCCAGGTGAATCTCAGACAAAATCTCATCGAGGTCCGGGCCGACAAGCAGGAAGCTGTGTTTGAAAACCTCGACAATCCTGGAGAAACCAAAGTGTTTGAGGTAATTTGCTAATGGAAAACACAGAATGTAGCCGAGGGGTTTGTTCACAGATTTCTAACATATTATTTAAGTTGACATAGAAAACTGATGCTAAGTAACGTAGTATGCAGATGTAGTCATAGTTATTGTAGCATTCATAGTTATTGTAGCATTCATTATCTCAGTGGTCTTGTGGTTGGTGTTTCTCCCCGAAGATAAGAAGATTGGGAGTTCGATCCCTGGGTGAATCATACCAAAGACTCTAAAAAATGGTACCTGATGTCCCTCTGtttggcactcagcattaaggagatagATTGTGATAGACTAGCATACCAGtataccccctggacaggacatcAAGCTGACTcgcactacagaaacaggagatagattgggggTAAGGCCCTGTGATAGACTAGCGTACCAGtataccccctggacaggacatcAAGCTGACTCGCACTACAGAAGCAGGAGATAGACTAGCATCATGTCCAGGGGGTgaactggtacatcaagctgcctcactacataATTTGGAGATAGAGCAGGAGCCTATGGGTCATTCTGGCTCAGACGAGGCTTACTTGTCTAAAGCTTAACTCACTATTGGAGTATTTGCTGGGCAACAACAGGACCGTAATAGTTTGATTTGTTTTGCTAATTTTCAGTCAGGGAATCAAGCTTTTCTTTGTTTTTCAGTATGAGATGCTTCATGTCACTCCTCCGATGGGACCCAACCCGGTGGTTAAAGGATCCTTATTGGCTgatgaggctggctggctggacgTCAACAAAGAGACCCTTCAACATAACAAGTATCCCAACGTGTTCGGGATCGGAGACTGCACCAACCTGCCGACATCCAAAACAGCTGCTGCCGTGGGTAAAGTCATTTTGTTTTTTCTGTTTTGccacttgtaaaaaaaaaagtataatacCACAACTAAACACCAGGGGAAACGGCTCTTACAAAACTTTTGCTGTGGTATTTACCTGCCGAGGTTGAAAACATGTACCTACATGTCCTACGTTTGTTGTTGAGCATGGGGAAGGGCATCAGTAAGAATATGGTGTATTTTATTTCCAGCTGCCCAGTCTAGTATTCTGGACAGAACCATTTCAAAAGTGTTGAAGAATGAAAAGCCGGATAGTAAGGTACGTTACCTTACATAACACTAATTACACTTAACctactattattattagtattagtatttttAGAATCTTCAAGATAACACAGGATATGTCCAAAATGACacactttatagtgcactacttatgaccagggccctggtcaaaagtagtgcactatggtttgaatagggtgccttttgggacgtATCCACatgattataaactgggtggtttgagcccagaatgctgattggttgacagtcGTGGTAGATCTGACCGCaaaccacgggtatgacaaaacatttatttttactgctctaattacgttggtaaccagtttataatagcaataagccaCCTCtggggggttgtggtatatggccaatataccatggctaagggctgtatccaggcactccgcctaagaacatcccttagccgtggtatattggccatataccacaccccctcgtgtcTTATTTCTTAAATATAGCGCTAAAATACTTGTGTTTACAGTATGATGGCTACACATCCTGCCCTTTGGTGACGAACTACAACGCCGTCATTCTGGCTGAGTTTGACTATAGTGGGCAGCCATTGGAGACATTCCCCATTGACCAAAGCAAGGAGAGATGGACCATGTACCACATGAAAGCTGACGTGATGCCTCATCTGTACTGGCATGGACTTCTCAAGTAAGTAGCTGTCAAAGAGAATTACTGGGTCGTATTCGTAAGGCACCAagtgtgggaggggggggggggggggggggggggcaggggcaAACAGGGATGGATTTACTTAATTTTACCAATAAGAAATGctcatttttattttccatcgctaaatgttttctgttgtgtgcccTAATAAACCCAACCTTTTATGTAGACTAAACAGAAAATACATGTTTTACAGAGCTTGTTGTTGCTAATATTAGTCTGATATTTTTCCCATAGGGGGTTTTggggtggaccaggaccatacaggAAAATCATGCACCTTGGGATGAAATAGAAGCTTATACATCCAATTCAGCTGTTTCACTGTTACAATGTAATCCACTTTTTCTCTGATCTTTGATTCCCagatagggttgcaaaattcctgtgactttcccaaaattccaaggatttctggaaaacctggtaGTTTTTGGAAAGTTCCTAGAACGTTACAACACTATTCCCAGACCACTATTTCAATAACCATCATTTCATAATACAATTAAGCAAGGTATTGAAAATACCattagattttttatttaatataatatatatccataaaaccTCTAGTAATACTGTCAGTGCTTAATCTGGTACCTGTTGCGGCATGATTTATTAATTGTTTCACTGTTCGCACTATAAACATTCTAATAAAAGCTATAACAGTCCAATCAAATTGCCTACTTGTTATTTCTCCCGACCCCCGGAAAAAACCATCAGGTAAAAGCGCGAGGATCCTGTGTAATCATCCTATCCTCCCACACTGATTCCAGACCTGCTTTCTTATTTGTACTTAAAGGTTATGGGTAGGGTCGGTGGGGGGTAAGTAACTGATCTTGACACAGGTCTTGGTAGTGGTGGTCAGCTAGGGAAGTGGTCCCTACTGTCTGTAGTCATGTAGCCTAGGCTAGTCATCTCCCTACTGAATTTGAAACGTGGGAaagacaattttttttaaatggataaGAAGAAGCAATGATGATGTTTTTCAAGTTAAAAAATCCAGAGAAAATCAATCCCGAAACGAGCCAGAGAACTGTCAGTGCCTTGAAGAGAGGAGTGGGGAAAACTGACCCTGATGGCGATGCAGCTGCTAGCTGCTAACCCTGCCACCTCCACTACCAAGTAGGCCTTcaaatctcatcacagacaactttagtaTTTCAgctacttttcaactacttagcaCGTTAGCTAACCCTCCCTCTAACCTtaaaacctaactcctaaacttaaccctaacccctagcttaCGTTAGCCACCAAGctaaaattcgtaacatattgtacgttttgcaaattcgtatcatataatacgaattgtaaatcgtaacataccatacgaaatgggtgatggacattcacaaatgaatacataccatacaaaatgTCACATATCATACATAAAGGAACTTCtcagatttacgtacagaataatacaaaatgctctgagaccaggttgatcCACTGAAGGGAGGCTCAGTTCAAGAACAAGCAAAGGTATAACCCATGGCTTGTCATGTGAAATTAAAAGCTGGGCTGTACAACATGCAGAAATGTAGTGAGCTTTGGTCTAGAAACGACTGGATGGATTAAACTAACAAAAGATTGGGTGGAATGTACAATAATGTCCTTTGCCTCCGatggaaaaacaaaacaaagcccTCAAAGTTTTTTTACCATGACTGAACCAAGGAGCATTTAGTGGAAGCAAGCATTGTAGACGAGGCTAAAGAGGACACCCAAGTTACCGTTAACattcaaaatgagaaaaaaaataggCACTACTGCCAGATTCTTCTGAACAGCCTTACAAGGAGGCTAAACATCACAGATACAGGCCCGCTCATGACTTTGAGCAAGACATTTACTGACATGGAAAGTCATTGTGGAAGGTTTTAAAAACTAAGGTAGGAAAGTATTTCCTTCATCTGAATATGTGCTTCATGTTATAGGCAGGGGGCCTATATATTCTCAAAccactgagctgacaaggtacacatctgtcgttctgcccctgaacaggcagttagcccactgtttgtaggctgtcattgtaaataagaatttgttcttaactaacttgcctggttaaataaaggtaaaaaaaaacaaaaaaacacatagTTTAAAGTGCCATAAGGAAGGGTTTCTCACATATAggctatattttttattttatttaactaagcaagtcagttaagaacaaattccgaTTTACAATGTATATAATTAAATGTCTTATAAATGGGAGTAACAGGGATTCTCACAACTCATGAGGATTATTAGGAGAGAATTTACCAGCTTTATACTAACATGTATTTAAATATGAATTTCCAAAGCAAACATTAGATATGTTTTTATGATTTTATTACATATGATTGTCCTGCTTTCATTCCTATAGGAAATTATAAATATAAAAGTTGAGTAATTTTAATAAATAACACATGTATTATTTTTGTTCTATTTTGCTGATAAGCTCCACTGAAGGGCTACTCCTAAACTTCTATAGTATGACGTCcttctctgtttacaatgaccaCACCATACTAGGCATCCACACATACCGGTACTCACTATGCTTAGTTGGCTTAGGAAGTATATGAGATCAGACTTTGCTTTCCAAACCTATTTTTGAAAATAAATTGTGTACCAGTAATGCTGAGGTGCGCCTGCGCAGGTCATATGTGTGGCGCTGcgtcaaaggcactgcatctcagtggtagaggagtcactacagaccttggttcgtttccaggctgtatcacaactggtcgtgattgggagtcccatagggtggcgcacaattggcccatcgtccgggttaggtattggccggggtaggcgtcattgtaaataataatttgttcttaactgatttgcctagttaaatacattaaagtatgtgtgtgtgtatatataatatatataatatatatataatgtgtgtgtgtgtgtgtgagagagaatcaATCAATCATCCGGGATTTCTGACGAGTTAGCTAGGATTCGCATTACAGTGGGTACACTCGGTTTACTCCGGTGCAGCAGCCACATATATGCTCCGTATTGAAACACGTGATCCGTCAAACCATGTCATGAAAATAATATCTCTCACAAACCGTTTTACCGCATACTTTTATGACGTTATTTAGTGGTTACTTTTAGCTGCTTTTGCGATGGTGGTACACTGTAAATTGCATGTAATATAATCCACATTCCTAGACATCAAAGTAGTGCTGGAGTCCCGAGTAGCTTTATCGAGTGCACCCTCTCGGGAATTTGTGATGAGGCGGGAAATGGCGTCCGAAGAGCCCGTCGATGGTCTGTGGTTCTGAACACAGCTGGCAGCGATAACGACGGACAGACATCTCTCTCGGTGGCCGCACCGTTGCGGCTACCAGTGTGGACAGGCAAGCGGCAAGTTTGGTTACGAATTTATTTGCACCATCGGTAAGTAACGTTAATTGTTTATGGCtgtgtcaacatgtttttttttgttgattcAAACGATTGCCATATCACCAGTGAGCACCTAGCTAGCCAGCTTGATGTAGCTTTTAAAAATGCTACCAGCTAACGTGACTAGCTAGCTATATCTAGCGACGATACTAGTCATTTGATTTATTAAAACTAATATTAAAACTGCTGACCGATGTTATGCATGTTTGGTTAGCAATCGTGAAATCAAAATGGCTAGCTAGCCTGCTAATCTTAAGTGATGGATACCGTTAGCTAGTCGCCAGACAACTATTCCgttactttaaaaaaatgttaaatCGTTAGTCCCAATTTTGTTGGCTAGCTTTGCCATCTTACTACCTGTAATACCTGTATCTCGTTTTAGAATGGCCGGAATAAAATAATTGGGGTCGCTGTTTTGGTTAGCTAGCCAAACACTGGTTACATAACAGTTAACTGGCTAATGTAATGTTCATGCTTGTCACTCGCTGTTCACTGGCTTGCTAACAACTGCTAGCTAGATACTAGCTAACACATTACTAATGTTtggagctatatatatatatatatatatatgtggtgGCATTTGGTAAAGTCTCATATTTATTTTGTTTAACGTCCTATGTGACTTGTGAAAGGGAATTGTCGTCTTAACTAGTTACCTAGGTCTCATACTAGCACCTAGTTAAAAGTTTGCCAACAACTTCAGCTAGAAGGGGGAAAAAAAGCTTTGCAGAACTAACACCGCCCACTTTCCTGGTAGTGTTAATAAAATAACTACAAGTACTGTAGCATAGATCCCACTGTGGATCAAGTACTGTAGCATAGATCCCACTGTGGATCAAGTACTGTAGCATAGATCCCACTGTGGATCAAGTACTGTAGCATAGATCCCACTGTGGATATGTTATTGTCAATTTA
This window encodes:
- the LOC115117275 gene encoding sulfide:quinone oxidoreductase, mitochondrial-like: MATVRVVHRQRALWRQCHRTAAIGICHLHTTTSSSSSHASSSKEHYKVLVLGGGSGGITMSARMKRKLGAENVAIVEPSEMHYYQPIWTLVGAGAKGVASSGRPTASVVPSGVKWVRSKVQEINPDTNTVRTGNGMEISYQYLIVALGLQLHYEKIKGLPEIEEWVKFKIGSNYSVQTVEKTWSALQNFKEGNAVFSFPNTPVKCAGAPQKIMYLTDAYLRKTGKRAKANVVYNTSLPVLFGVKKYADALWEIVKSRDIQVNLRQNLIEVRADKQEAVFENLDNPGETKVFEYEMLHVTPPMGPNPVVKGSLLADEAGWLDVNKETLQHNKYPNVFGIGDCTNLPTSKTAAAVAAQSSILDRTISKVLKNEKPDSKYDGYTSCPLVTNYNAVILAEFDYSGQPLETFPIDQSKERWTMYHMKADVMPHLYWHGLLKGFWGGPGPYRKIMHLGMK